A single region of the Kwoniella botswanensis chromosome 1, complete sequence genome encodes:
- a CDS encoding GTP-binding protein YchF, with the protein MAPKKKVEEPKKVILGRPSNNLQIGIVGVPNVGKSSFFNTLSQTDLGKAANFPYATIDPEEARIPVPDERFDWLCQLYKPASKVPAFLTCVDIAGLTAGASTGAGLGNAFLSHVRSVDGIFQVVRAFDDAEVIHVEGDVDPCRDMQIISTELRLKDIEWVEKGLEQAKKNARSAGGVSLADKAKKEEVAIVEKILKHLVEDNKDVRKGNWSNKEVEVINGLNLLTAKPITYLVNLSERDFVRKKNKWLPKIKAWIDENNPGDSLIPFSVALEERLVRMTDEEKVAEAETLGLGKNASALGKITTAGYTSLDLIRYFTCGPDEVRAWTIRKGTKAPAAAGVIHSDFENKFICGEIMAYNDLKEHGTEALVKAAGKLRQQGKPYEVVDGDICYWKAGQ; encoded by the exons ATGGCTCCtaagaagaaggtcgaagaaCCTAAAAAGGTCATCCTCGGTAGACCAAGTAACAACTTACAG ATCGGTATCGTCGGTGTACCAAACGTcggtaaatcatctttcttcaacacCCTTTCTCAAACGGATTTAGGTAAAGCTGCAAACTTCCCCTATGCCACTAT CGACCCAGAGGAAGCTCGTATCCCCGTACCTGACGAGCGATTCGACTGGCTCTGTCAACTATACAAGCCCGCCTCTAAAGTACCAGCCTTCTTGACCTGTGTGGATATCGCAGGTTTGACAGCGGGTGCATCGACAGGTGCAGGTTTAGGAAACGCTTTCTTGTCCCATGTCAGATCGGTCGACGGTATCTTCCAAGTGGTCCGAGCGTTCGATGATGCCGAAGTTATCCATGTCGAAGGTGATGTAGACCCATGTAGGGATATGCAGATCATCTCAACggagttgagattgaaagatatcgaatggGTTGAGAAAGGCTTGGAACAAGCTAAGAAGAATGCTAGATCCGCTGGTGGTGTCAGTTTGGCTgataaagccaagaaagaagaagtt GCTATCGTTGAGAAAATCCTCAAACACCTTGTGGAAGATAACAAGGATGTGCGAAAAGGAAACTGGTCGAACAAGGAG GTCGAAGTGATCAACGGTCTAAACCTCTTGACTGCTAAACCCATTACCTACCTTGTCAATTTATCTGAACGAGATTTCGTGAGGAAAAAGAACAAGTGGTTACCCAAGATTAAAGCTTGGATAGATGAGAACAACCCTGGAGATTCCCTTATCCCATTCTCGGTGGCTCTCGAAGAGCGTCTGGTCAGGATgacggatgaagagaaggttGCTGAAGCTGAGACACTCGGTTTGGGTAAGAACGCTAGTGCATTGGGCAAGATCACCACGGCAGGTTATACAAGTTTGGATTTGATTAGATATTTCACTT GCGGTCCAGATGAAGTTCGAGCTTGGACAATCCGAAAAGGAACCAAAgctcctgctgctgctggtgtCATCCA CTCCGATTTCGAAAACAAATTCATCTGTGGTGAAATTATGGCCTACAACGATCTCAAGGAACACGGTACGGAAGCACTCGTCAAAGCTGCCGGTAAGCTAAGACAACAAGGTAAACCTTATGAGGTCGTAGATGGTGATATCTGTTATTGGAAAGCTGGCCAATAG
- a CDS encoding cytidine deaminase, producing MTSIDTQQLDKLIRASLTYRDRAYAPYSKFRVGAALLSSDGQIFGGCNVENASYGAGICAERTAIVKAISEGQNKFIAVAVTSDVPSPTTSPCGICRQFLREFLSPSIPIYIISSEYPSELPSWLENLDQDQEGDEAKKYVVKMTMEELLPSSFGPDNLGMQGPQ from the exons ATGACATCCATAGACACCCAGCAGCTAGACAAGCTCATCAGGGCTTCTCTTACTT ATCGAGATAGGGCCTATGCTCCCTATTCGAAGTTCAG AGTCGGCGCTGCTCTCTTGTCATCAGACGGACAAATATTCGGTGGATGTAATGTTGAGAATGCCTCTTATG GTGCCGGTATATGCGCAGAGAGAACAGCTATTGTCAAAGCTATC AGCGAAGGTCAAAATAAGTTTATAGCAGTCGCTGTAACTTC CGACGTACCTTCCCCAACAACCTCTCCATGCGGTATCTGCCGTCAATTCCTACGTGAATTcctctcaccttccatacccatctatatcatctcatccgaATACCCATCCGAATTACCCTCTTGGCTCGAAAACCTAGATCAAGACCAGGAAGGAGACGAAGCTAAGAAATACGTCgtgaagatgacgatggaagAATTGTTACCTAGTTCGTTTGGACCTGATAATTTAGGTATGCAGGGGCCTCAATAG